In Vibrio celticus, one genomic interval encodes:
- a CDS encoding alpha/beta fold hydrolase, which produces MNNVIIDGEDNPITFIFAHGAGAGMDHEFMQSVAKGLAFKGIRVIRFNFPYMIKRAEDGKRRPPDRAPKLLEAYQEIIEQVDADKLVIGGKSMGGRMASHLSELDKVAAMACLGFPFHPPGKPEKYKGEHLAELAKPCLILQGERDTFGKREEFADFDLSDSIRVEFIPDGDHSFKPRKSSGYTEQQNIALTVEKLSAFIKEVLNEK; this is translated from the coding sequence ATGAATAACGTCATCATTGATGGTGAAGACAATCCGATCACCTTTATCTTTGCCCATGGTGCTGGCGCAGGTATGGATCATGAGTTCATGCAGTCGGTAGCCAAAGGGCTAGCCTTTAAAGGGATAAGAGTGATTCGTTTCAACTTCCCTTACATGATTAAACGTGCTGAAGATGGTAAGCGTCGTCCACCTGACAGAGCGCCTAAGCTACTTGAAGCCTATCAAGAGATTATTGAGCAGGTTGATGCCGATAAGCTTGTGATTGGTGGTAAGTCGATGGGAGGGCGTATGGCGAGCCATTTGTCTGAACTTGATAAGGTGGCAGCAATGGCGTGTTTAGGCTTTCCTTTCCACCCACCAGGTAAACCCGAGAAATACAAAGGTGAGCATCTGGCTGAGTTAGCAAAGCCATGCCTCATTTTACAAGGTGAGCGCGATACCTTTGGTAAGCGTGAAGAGTTTGCTGATTTTGATCTGTCTGATTCTATTCGTGTTGAATTTATTCCCGATGGCGACCACAGCTTTAAACCTCGTAAGAGTTCTGGTTACACCGAACAGCAGAATATTGCGTTAACCGTTGAGAAGTTATCAGCGTTTATCAAAGAGGTGCTCAATGAGAAGTAA
- a CDS encoding DUF423 domain-containing protein, translating into MRSKYLLTFAGISGAVAVMLGAFAAHGLKAILPEYLLGVFETGVQYQFIHTLAILACGALLQMKLGAKSQKYFFIAAICFIIGILCFSGSLYSLALTGIKWFGPITPFGGLLFIIGWGVFSFAALNIKEVTQ; encoded by the coding sequence ATGAGAAGTAAGTATTTACTCACGTTTGCTGGCATCTCTGGCGCGGTTGCTGTGATGCTTGGCGCCTTTGCAGCTCACGGTTTGAAAGCTATCTTGCCTGAATATCTGTTAGGTGTGTTTGAGACCGGTGTTCAGTACCAATTTATCCATACTCTGGCGATATTGGCGTGTGGTGCTCTGCTTCAGATGAAACTTGGCGCTAAATCACAAAAATATTTTTTCATTGCGGCAATTTGCTTTATCATCGGCATCCTTTGTTTTAGTGGCAGCCTTTATAGCTTGGCACTGACAGGAATAAAATGGTTTGGCCCTATAACACCGTTTGGTGGTCTACTATTTATCATTGGTTGGGGAGTCTTCTCCTTCGCTGCTTTGAATATAAAAGAGGTAACTCAGTGA